The genomic stretch ATCTTGAAGATGGGGCCGTCCTTGACCTCGTTCAAGGCCATCAACTCGGCCTTGCGCGCCTCGGCGTCCCGCGCCATGGACCGGAACTTGTACATGTCGAACTCGCGACCGTTCAGACCCACCCGACGCTGGCGGAAGATCACAGGCCCCGACGAGTCCAGCTTGATGGCGATCGCGACCAGCAGCAGTACAGGGGCAAGCAGTACAAGCGCACAGAGGGCTCCGACCACGTCAATGGCCCGCTTGAAAAAGCGAGCGCGGCCCTGCAAAGACGCATGCAGGGGCGGCGCGAGCACAATGATCGGCGCGGGAGCGACGGACGGCAGATTTTGCAGCGTGTTGGTTGACACGTCGACGCCCCCTCAATCAATCAGCCCCGCGTGGCCGGTGCCTCGCAGTTCTTTCCCGCGTCCGGGGAGAAGGATTCATCCAAGCGCGCTTCCTCACGGACTCATCACGAAACCACGACGCTTCGCTCAGCCTAAAGTCATTGCAGCAAGCGCTTTCCAGGAATATTTCATTATATAATATCATTCAAAATAAATAATATCGGCAATTACCACTACCTCCCCCTAAGCAAGGGAGCGCATAGGATAGCGGTCCGGATGGGTATCGATCCTTTGCACCCACCGGCCAAGGATCCCTAACCGATGAACTCCCTGCTAAAGGAAGACATCCGCCACCCCACCTCGACCAAACTGCCGAGGCGGTTCTCAGGCACTCTTTATCGCAGGCTTCGCGCCGCGATCCTGATCCTCCTCGACATGGGGCTGCTCGCCGCCTCGGTCGCCATCGCCCATGCGGTGCGATCCACGCTCCTCGTCGCCTGGTTCGGACCGCCGAGCCTCGATCTCGCGCAGCGCCTCCGGCTCTTCCCCATCTTCTGGGTCATCCAGGCCCTGCTCTTTTCGCAGGTCGGGCTT from bacterium encodes the following:
- a CDS encoding exopolysaccharide biosynthesis polyprenyl glycosylphosphotransferase; its protein translation is MSTNTLQNLPSVAPAPIIVLAPPLHASLQGRARFFKRAIDVVGALCALVLLAPVLLLVAIAIKLDSSGPVIFRQRRVGLNGREFDMYKFRSMARDAEARKAELMALNEVKDGPIFKMKHDPRVTRVGRFIRRTSLDEFPQFVNVLLGQMSLVGPRPPVPEEVARYTPEQWQRLSVMPGATGLWQVSGRSELSSFRSMLALDLQYIRGWSLRQDILILLKTVKVILRMEGAC